Proteins from a genomic interval of Trifolium pratense cultivar HEN17-A07 linkage group LG6, ARS_RC_1.1, whole genome shotgun sequence:
- the LOC123891811 gene encoding protein FAR-RED IMPAIRED RESPONSE 1-like — protein MSISLGDRVASSFDEEISEGSKKNDDILDKKLPYDGENPRAGMTFSSEDEATDYYMNYARCMGFGFRKISSKNGDDGKRYFTLGCSRARKYVSNSKNLLKPNPITKTQCKARLNACMSLEGTVTISSVILEHNHELSPTKARYFRCNKNLGPYMKRRLELNDQAGINVSRNFRSLVVEADGYENLSFGEKDCRNYIDKVRRLRLGTGDADAIQNYFVRMQKQNSQFYYVMDLDDESRLQNVFWADARSRAAYEYFGEVITFDTTYLTNKYDMPFAPFVGVNHHGQSILLGCALLSNEDTETFTWLFKTWLECMQGHAPNAIITDQDRAMKNSIEVVFPKARHRWCLWHIELSKWWHIMKKVPEKLGRHSDYESIKTLLHDIVYDSWSKSDFVEKWEKMVGYYELQDNEWLKGLFDERNRWVPVYVRDTFWAGMSTTQRSESMNSFFDGYVNSKTALKQFVEQYDNALKDKIEKENLADFNSFNATIACVSHFGFESQFQNAFTNAKFKEFQAEVASLMYCHTLFERSEGLISIFSVTENKKVFNKTQDIVFKVFFNEKDFELQCTCCLFEFKGILCRHILCVLTLTGKAESVPPGYILSRWRKDIRRRHTLIKCGFDHSARNPGLQRVNKACDAFYEVASTRINTEDDLSKVINWIERLKIELPCKNSSSKIVEQDGYVQNHMTRILDPLPTRCKGRPPSTRKTSKVDRIVKNKIARKKTQKRTQKSKTDQSQEEGLCISRVQEIANEKYFRSQIIDGIGTQESIQVNGIYYFNLIQHSCLFKIDRLV, from the exons ATGAGTATCTCTt TGGGAGACAGAGTTGCATCTTCATTTGACGAGGAAATAAGTGAAggaagtaaaaaaaatgatgatattttagataaaaaattgCCTTATGATGGTGAAAATCCTAGGGCTGGGATGACATTTAGCTCTGAAGATGAAGCTACCGACTATTACATGAATTATGCTCGTTGTATGGGTTTTGGATTTCGTAAAATCAGTTCAAAAAATGGAGATGATGGAAAAAGATATTTTACTTTAGGATGTAGTCGAGCAAGAAAGTATGTGAGCAATTCAAAGAATCTTTTGAAGCCAAATCCTATTACAAAAACACAATGCAAGGCTAGATTGAATGCCTGTATGTCTTTAGAAGGAACAGTTACAATTTCAAGTGTTATTCTTGAGCATAATCATGAATTAAGCCCAACAAAAGCACGGTATTTTAGATGCAATAAGAATTTGGGGCCTTATATGAAAAGGAGATTGGAACTTAATGATCAAGCTGGAATTAACGTAAGCAGAAACTTTCGATCATTGGTTGTTGAAGCTGACGGTTATGAGAATCTTAGTTTTGGCGAAAAAGATTGTAGAAATTATATAGATAAAGTACGACGGCTACGACTTGGAACAGGGGATGCTGATGCTATTCAAAACTATTTTGTTAGGatgcaaaaacaaaatagtCAATTTTATTATGTAATGGATTTGGATGATGAAAGTCGTTTACAGAATGTGTTTTGGGCAGATGCGAGATCTAGAGCTGCATATGAATATTTTGGTGAAGTCATAACGTTTGACACCACTTATTTGACAAACAAATATGACATGCCTTTTGCCCCTTTTGTTGGGGTGAATCATCACGGTCAGTCTATTCTATTAGGTTGTGCTTTGTTGTCGAATGAGGATACTGAAACTTTTACTTGGTTATTCAAAACATGGCTGGAATGTATGCAAGGACATGCACCAAATGCCATAATTACCGATCAAGATAGAGCAATGAAGAATTCAATTGAGGTTGTCTTTCCGAAAGCTCGTCATCGATGGTGCTTGTGGCatatagagctgtcaaaatgg tgGCATATAATGAAAAAGGTTCCAGAAAAATTAGGTAGACACTCTGATTATGAGTCTATCAAAACACTCTTGCATGACATTGTATATGATTCTTGGAGTAAAAGTGATTTTGTAGAGAAGTGGGAAAAAATGGTGGGATATTATGAACTTCAAGATAATGAATGGTTGAAAGGGCTATTTGATGAACGAAATCGTTGGGTTCCTGTGTATGTGAGAGACACGTTTTGGGCTGGAATGTCAACTACACAAAGAAGTGAAAGTATGAACTCTTTTTTTGATGGGTATGTAAACTCAAAGACAGCACTTAAACAATTTGTTGAACAATATGACAATGCATTAAAAGACAAAATTGAGAAGGAAAACTTGGctgattttaattcatttaatGCTACAATTGCTTGTGTAAGTCATTTTGGTTTTGAATCTCAATTCCAAAATGCATTCACTAATGCAAAATTCAAAGAATTTCAAGCTGAGGTTGCTTCTCTGATGTATTGCCATACTTTATTTGAAAGATCGGAGGGCTTGATTTCAATATTTTCTGTTACAGAAAATAAGAAAGTTTTCAATAAAACTCAAGACATAGTTTTCAAGGTATTCTTCAATGAGAAAGACTTTGAATTACAATGCACTTGTTGTTTATTTGAGTTTAAAGGTATTTTATGTCGGCATATACTTTGTGTGCTTACACTCACTGGTAAAGCAGAGTCGGTGCCACCAGGTTATATTCTGTCACGATGGAGAAAGGATATAAGGCGGAGACACACTCTTATTAAATGTGGTTTTGATCATTCAGCTAGAAATCCTGGACTACAACGTGTTAACAAAGCATGTGATGCTTTCTACGAAGTTGCTTCTACAAGGATAAATACTGAAGATGATTTATCGAAAGTGATAAATTGGATTGAGCGCTTGAAAATTGAGTTACCGTGTAAAAACTCATCTTCCAAGATTGTAGAACAAGATGGTTATGTTCAAAACCATATGACTAGAATTCTTGATCCATTACCGACCCGATGTAAAGGGCGTCCTCCTTCAACAAGAAAGACTTCAAAAGTTGACCGAATTGTCAAAAACAAGATTGCTAgaaagaaaactcaaaaaagAACCCAAAAGAGTAAAACTGATCAAAGTCAAGAAGAG GGCCTGTGTATCTCTAGAGTTCAAGAAATtgcaaatgaaaaatattttagatcTCAAATTATTGATGGGATTGGAACACAAGAAAGCATTCAAGTAAATGGAATTTATTACTTTAATTTGATTCAACAttcttgtttatttaaaattgatCGACTAGTTTGA
- the LOC123892577 gene encoding alpha carbonic anhydrase 4-like, whose amino-acid sequence MITNLFYVVFLVIIICSSSFLISVSHSDGEVEYNYKSGDSKGPENWGKIKPEWKLCGIGKSQSPIDILNNMVQELPELGKLEKNYKPAPAVLKNRSHDVKLVWNGDAGKFDIKGISYKLVNCHWHIPAEHTLNGTKFDMELHAVHQNSKGEIAVIGIWYKIGGQDSFLSKLLEKIKLIGDKDMDIGKINPKKIKFGSKNYYRYIGSLTTPPCTEGVIWTVLQKVRTVSSEQLKVLKEAVHPGFEENARPTQDLGEKQVFSYNSKKKVVQE is encoded by the exons ATGATTACAAACTTGTTCTATGTGGTTTTCTTAGTAATCATTATTTGTTCATCTTCTTTTCTAATATCAGTCTCTCATTCTGATGGTG AGGTTGAATACAACTACAAAAGTGGAGATAGTAAAGGACCAGAGAATTGGGGGAAGATAAAACCAGAATGGAAACTTTGTGGGATTGGAAAATCACAATCTCCAATTGATATCCTAAATAATATGGTGCAAGAACTCCCTGAACTTGgtaaacttgaaaaaaattacaaaccaGCCCCCGCTGTTCTAAAGAACAGGAGTCATGATGTCAAG CTCGTATGGAATGGTGATGCAGGGAAGTTTGACATAAAGGGAATCTCCTACAAACTAGTAAATTGTCATTGGCATATACCTGCAGAGCACACTTTGAATGGAACAAA gTTTGATATGGAACTACATGCAGTTCATCAAAACTCTAAAGGAGAGATAGCTGTTATTGGAATATGGTATAAAATTGGAGGTCAAGATTCCTTCCTTTCAAAG TTGCttgaaaaaataaagttaattggTGACAAGGATATGGATATAGGAAAaattaacccaaaaaaaatcaagtttggaaGCAAAAATTATTACAGATATATTGGTTCTCTTACAACTCCACCATGTACTGAAGGTGTTATTTGGACAGTGCTGCAAAAG gTGAGGACAGTCTCGAGTGAACAACTAAAGGTTTTGAAAGAAGCTGTTCATCCT GGATTTGAGGAAAATGCAAGGCCAACTCAGGATCTTGGTGAAAAACAAGTTTTTTCATATAATTCTAAAAAGAAAGTAGTACAAGAATAA